The stretch of DNA GGCGCTTCTCGCGGCCGTGCCGGTGCCGGATCCTGACCTGGAGAAGGCGCGCGCCCACCGGATCGTGAAAGGCGAAGTGCCGAGTCCGATCAATCCGCCGAAGGGATGCGTGTTTCATCCGCGATGCCCGCTTGCGGTCGACAGCTGTGCGAAGAATGTCCCGGAGTTCAGGGAATTGCGGCCCGGCCATTGGGTGGCTTGTTCCGTGATTTGAAATGAAAGCCCCGTAAGAAGGCGACCAGGCCCGGGGCGTAAGACCCCGGTCCTTAAAAACCAGGAGGAATAGGTTCCAGAGGAGGAAAGGTCATGAACCTGTCGAAATATCTGAGAGCGGTATCGATCGTGGCGATCGGCGCGGCCGTTGCCTTCTTTTCCGAGGTTCCAGCGCAGGCTGCGCCGAAGAAAGGCGGAATCCTGAATTTCGTCGTGCCGGACGAGCCGCCGAGCTGGGACGGTCACCGCGAGACGACGTTCGCGCTGATCCATCCCTTTGCGCCGTTCTACAGCCTGCTCATCAAGGTCAATCCGGAAAATCCCTCCTCACCGACGGACTTCGTGTGCGACCTGTGTACGGGGATGCCGACGCCGGCCGATGGCGGCAAGACCTACACATTCAAGATCAAGCAGGGCGTGAAATTCCACGACGGTACGCCTTTGACGGCGCACGACATCGTCGCGTCATTCAACAAGATCATCTTCCCGCCGGAAGGCACGACCAGCGCACGCGTCGCCTATTTCGTCATGGTCGAGAGCGTGAGCGCGCCGGACGACCACACGGTCGTGTTCAAGCTCAAGTATCCATCGGGCGCGTTTATCCCAGCGCTGGCGACGCCCTTCAACTTCATCTACTCGAAGGCAAAGCTCGCGGGAGACATTCGCTGGTACGAGAAGAATGTCATGGGCTCGGGACCCTTCAAGTTCGCCGGACGCGAGGCCGGCGCCTACGTGCGGGGCGAGCGCAACAAGGACTTCCACGTTGCCGGGCAGCCCTATCTCGACGGCTTCGAAGCGATCTTCTCCAACAAGCAGGCGGTGCAGGTGCAAGCGATCCGCGGCGACCGGGCCGCAATCCAATTCCGCGGCTTCCCGCCGAAGAGCACCGAGGACCTCGTCAACGCGCTCGGAAAGGACATCACGGTTCAGGAGAGTGACTGGAACTGCGTGCTGCTGTTTACCCCCAACCACAAGAAGAAGCCGTTCGACGATGTCCGCGTTCGCCGCGCGCTGACGCTGGCGGTCGATCGCTGGGGCGGATCGCAGAGCCTTTCGCGCATCGCGATCGTCAGGGCGGTCGGTGGTGTCGCGTTCCCGGGTCATCCGCTGGCGGCGGCGAAGGCGGAGCTCGAGCAGCTTCCCGGCTACTGGCCCGACATCAACAAGTCGCGTGCCGAGGCCAAGCGGCTGTTGCAGGAGGCCGGAGTCCCGGGCCTGAAGTTCGAGTTGTCCAACCGCGCCGTCGACCAGCCCTATACGATCGTGGGCACGTGGCTGATCGACCAGTGGCGGCAGATCGGGGTGACGGTCGAGCAAAAGATGGAGCCGACCGGTCCATTCTACGCGCGGCTCAGGTCGGCTGATTTCGACGTGACGGTGGACTTCAACTGCCAGTCGGTCATCAACCCGCTGCTCGACATCGGCAAGTTCCTGTCGGAGGACATCGGCAACGAAAGCTACGGCGCATACGTCGATCGCGACCTCGACAAGATGTTCGAGGCGATGAACCGCACGTCCGACGAGGCCGAGCAGCGCAAGCTGATGCGGCAGTTCGAGAAGCGTGTGCTCGATGAGCAGGGGCATTCGTTCGTCACGCTGTGGTGGAACCGGATCATCCCGCACCGCTCGTACGTGAAGGGCTGGAAGATCAGTCCGAGCCACTACCTCAATCAGGACCTCGCCAACGTATGGCTCGACAAGTAAGCGCCCGACGGCGGTCGTTTCCGCGTCCCCTGCCATAGCAAGGCGGTGAACGGGAAACGGCCGCGGGGACGGGCAAGAGTGGTGCAGGAACGATCATGTACCAGTACGTTCTGAAGCGACTCCTGTTGATGATCCCGACGCTGCTCGGCGCCGCGCTGCTTGTCTTCCTGCTGCTGCGGCTGGTGCCGGGCGACGTCTGTGTGCTGCGCATGACGGGCGGGGCTGGATACGTCGATCCCAAGGCGATTGCTCTCTGTCGCTCCGAGCTTGGTCTTGATCGTTCCCATGTCGTGCAGTTCCTGACCTTCATCTGGGACTTCGTCCGGTTCGACTTCGGCAAGTCGATGTGGACCGGACGTCCGATCAGGGAAGAGGTCGGACTCCGCTTCGAGCTCTCGCTGCAGATCGCGATCATGGCCACGATCACCGCCATCATGCTCGCGATCCCGCTCGGAACGATCTCCGCGGTCAAGCAGAACACCTGGATCGACTACATGGTGCGCGGCTTCAGCATCGCCGGGATCGCAATGCCTTCGTTCTGGCTCGGCATCCTGATCATCCTCGGCCTGCTGATCACCACGAAGTCGCTATTCGGAATCCCGTGGATGCCGCCGATCAAGTATGTGCCGATCTGGGTCGACCCGTTGTACAACCTAAGCATGACCATCTTCCCGGCGCTGGCGACCGGCTACCGCTATTCCGCCGTTGCGACACGCATGACGCGTTCGGCGCTGCTCGAAGTGCTGCGCGAGGACTACGTCCGCACGGCGCGCGCCAAGGGGCTCGTCCATAAGCTCATCATCCGGCGGCATGCGCTCGGAAACGCGCTGCTGCCGGTGGTCACCATCATCGGCATCGAATTCGCATTCCTGATGGGCGGCCTGGTGGTCACCGAGCAGGTGTTCAATCTCAACGGGCTCGGCAAGCTGTTTGTCGCGTCCGTGAGCAATCACGATTACACGATGACACAAGCGCTGGTCATGCTGGTGGTGACGATCTTCGTCGTCACCAACTTCGTGGTGGACATCATCTACGCGTGGCTCGACCCGCGGATTCGGTACAAATGACGGTTGGAATCGGAGGTTTTGCATGACTGTCGCGACCGACCTCGGGACGAGAGCCGAACTGACGGAAGAGCGGAAGCCGCGGAGCAGGCTTTCGGCCATTGGCCGGTTCGCACGCCGCAACCCGCTGGGCGCCGCCGGCGCCGCAGTCATCATCGTCATGGTGGTGGTTGCCGCGTTTGCCGACTTCATCGCCCCGTACAACCCGGTCGCCAACGCCTTCGACCGCATGCACGAACCGCCGAGCCTCGAGAACTGGCTCGGCACGGATCAATACGGACGCGACGTGTTCTCGCGCATCGTCTATGGATCGCGCACGGCCCTGCTGGTCGGCTTTGCGTCGTCGTTCGTCGGCGCCACCCTCGGCCTCGTGCTCGGCGTGGCGAGCGCCTATTTCGGCGGCAAGATCGATTTGATCTTCCAGCGTATCCTCGATGTATTCATGGCGTTCCCGCTGATCATCCTGGCACTCTCCGTGATCGCAATCTTCGGAACGGGGGCGGAGAACGTGATCATCGCAATCACTATACCGTTCATACCGCGCTGCGCCCGCGTCGTGCGTTCGAGTGCGCTGGCGATCCGCGAACTCCCCTACATCGACGCCGCCCGCGCCAATGGCTTTAGCCATGCCCGCATCATTCTGCGGCATATGGTTCCGAACGTCATGGCGCCGTTTCTCATCATGATCACCGCCTTCGTCGGTCAGGCGATCCTGCTCGAGGCATCGCTTTCCTATCTCGGTCTCGGAGTGCAGGAGCCAACGCCGGCATGGGGCCTGATGCTTCAGGGCGGCGCCGAGGAATACGCCGAGAGCGCTCCCTGGATAGCGATCTTTCCGGGCATTGCCATCAGTCTCGCGGTGTTCGGTTTCAGCCTGTTCGGCGATGCGGTACGCGACGAGTTCGATCCCAGGCTACGATCCCAGTAAGCAGCAGGCGACACGCCTCGGGCACGGATCGCTTTTTTGTAGCGTTGCTGCAGGGTTACAAGCTGCAGGGATACGCGATTGTCCGCCTTCGTGACGGACAGCCCGGCGACAGGGCGGTTTTTGGTGAATTTCGCGGCCCAGCGCCGCGACAAGTTCTGATTTAAGGTTGTAATTTTAGCGTTTCGGAGACCCTGGTAGTCGGTCGCAACGACGGCAAAACCCAGTTCCAGCCCAGTTGTTGATATACGCGGCGTCGCGGGGCCGATGCCTGCTTCAGGACGGAGCACACCTGTCGGAAACGCCGAGTGTGCCATGTGCCCATGCAACGAGCGGCCAAGAATGACAAAGCGGGGCTCCAAATCTTGTCCAGAATGGGCGTCACCCGGTGACGACCAGAGATTGTCAGAGCCAAGCTGCGCTTTGGTTCGATTGTGTTGGGCATTGCGCAACGTCTCCGGTAGCGATGCCGATACGATCCAATGCTTCGCAGGTTGCTACCGCCGGACTTTCGGCCGCCGGAGGCTGGTGCTATGCTGCCAGCGTTCGCTTGACACTCATAGCTTCCTTCACCCCCGTGATGATCTGGGAGGCAGCGCATGTCACAGCAGGGAACCCCAGAAGCGTCTGAAGCCGAGATCGCGGTCCACTGGCAGGAAGAGGTCAACGTCAGCCCGCCAGAGAAGTTCGTTGTTCAAGCCAACCTGACCGACGAGAAGGTCCTTGAACGATTCGGTCTCGACAACTTCCCGGACTGCTTCAAGGAATACGCCGATCTTCTCGACTGGTACAGGACCTGGGACGTTACGCTCGACGTGAGCAATCCGCCGTTCTGGAGATGGTTCGTCGGCGGCAGAATAAACGCCAGTTACAACTGCGTCGATCGCCATCTCGCCAAGTACAAGAACAAGACGGCGATCCACTTCGTTCCCGAACCGGAGCAGGAGGCTATCCAGCACGTCACTTACCAGGAACTCTTCGTGCGCGTGAACCAGGTTGCCGCGCTGTTGCGAGAGTTCTGCGGCTTGAAGAAAGGCGACCGGGTGACGCTGCACATGCCGATGGTGCCCGAGCTTCCGATCACGATGCTCGCGTGCGCCAGGCTCGGCGTCATTCACTCGCAGGTCTTCAGTGGCTTCAGTGGCAAGGCCACGGCGGACCGCATCGTCGATTCCGAAAGCCATGTGCTGATCACGATGGACGCCTATTACCGCGGCGGCCAGCTGCTCGATCACAAAGAGAAGGCGGACGTTGCCGTCAACGAGGCGGAAAAAGAGGGCGCTAAAGTCGAGAAGGTGCTCGTATGGCAGAGGTACCCCGGCCGGTATTCGAGTTCAACGCCATTGGTTGTGGGCCGGGACTTCGTCATGAATGAGGTGTTGTC from Bradyrhizobium sp. AZCC 1693 encodes:
- a CDS encoding ABC transporter permease, with protein sequence MYQYVLKRLLLMIPTLLGAALLVFLLLRLVPGDVCVLRMTGGAGYVDPKAIALCRSELGLDRSHVVQFLTFIWDFVRFDFGKSMWTGRPIREEVGLRFELSLQIAIMATITAIMLAIPLGTISAVKQNTWIDYMVRGFSIAGIAMPSFWLGILIILGLLITTKSLFGIPWMPPIKYVPIWVDPLYNLSMTIFPALATGYRYSAVATRMTRSALLEVLREDYVRTARAKGLVHKLIIRRHALGNALLPVVTIIGIEFAFLMGGLVVTEQVFNLNGLGKLFVASVSNHDYTMTQALVMLVVTIFVVTNFVVDIIYAWLDPRIRYK
- a CDS encoding ABC transporter substrate-binding protein, producing the protein MNLSKYLRAVSIVAIGAAVAFFSEVPAQAAPKKGGILNFVVPDEPPSWDGHRETTFALIHPFAPFYSLLIKVNPENPSSPTDFVCDLCTGMPTPADGGKTYTFKIKQGVKFHDGTPLTAHDIVASFNKIIFPPEGTTSARVAYFVMVESVSAPDDHTVVFKLKYPSGAFIPALATPFNFIYSKAKLAGDIRWYEKNVMGSGPFKFAGREAGAYVRGERNKDFHVAGQPYLDGFEAIFSNKQAVQVQAIRGDRAAIQFRGFPPKSTEDLVNALGKDITVQESDWNCVLLFTPNHKKKPFDDVRVRRALTLAVDRWGGSQSLSRIAIVRAVGGVAFPGHPLAAAKAELEQLPGYWPDINKSRAEAKRLLQEAGVPGLKFELSNRAVDQPYTIVGTWLIDQWRQIGVTVEQKMEPTGPFYARLRSADFDVTVDFNCQSVINPLLDIGKFLSEDIGNESYGAYVDRDLDKMFEAMNRTSDEAEQRKLMRQFEKRVLDEQGHSFVTLWWNRIIPHRSYVKGWKISPSHYLNQDLANVWLDK
- a CDS encoding ABC transporter permease, whose translation is MTVATDLGTRAELTEERKPRSRLSAIGRFARRNPLGAAGAAVIIVMVVVAAFADFIAPYNPVANAFDRMHEPPSLENWLGTDQYGRDVFSRIVYGSRTALLVGFASSFVGATLGLVLGVASAYFGGKIDLIFQRILDVFMAFPLIILALSVIAIFGTGAENVIIAITIPFIPRCARVVRSSALAIRELPYIDAARANGFSHARIILRHMVPNVMAPFLIMITAFVGQAILLEASLSYLGLGVQEPTPAWGLMLQGGAEEYAESAPWIAIFPGIAISLAVFGFSLFGDAVRDEFDPRLRSQ